The sequence GAAGAGTACAAACATGCCTAAAACACTAACAGAATTGCTTTGTCAGGTTGCTGCCAGATGCTAAACCAAACAGTCTCTGAATTAATTTCAGTTCTTTTCTTCATTAGACACTGAGATCCTTATGAGGTGTTAGGAGTGGTCTGCTTTGTTGTGGCATGTTTGCAGAGGGTATAATTTTTCACTTATGACTTGGCATCAGCAAGATTTGTTCTTCGGTTTTGTCTGCAGTCTGCTATGCTTCTCCAGGAGCCAAGGtcttcctctgcagtgagctcAGGTTCATTAaatggggaaagacaaaacAGGTCTTGATTTCTTTCAGTGTGTGTCCAGCAAATATATTACATGGAGCATAGCATGATCATGCTTTAGAGCTCTGTAACTCATGACtccagctgctttgttttgttcctgttttgtttccccATTTGGTCCATTTCCACTCATGTAGTTCCTGGATCCTAGAGAAACTGAAGATATTTacctaattattttttcctccaagGGCTCTGGAATCAACAAAGTGGCATTTTTTTGTGCAAACAATTAATGCCTTCCTGGTGGCCTGCTTTGGGACCTAGACAACTCATTACCTCAAGCCACTGTCTCTACAGCTTCCTTCAGGAGATaagtggtgctgctgtggtAACAGCTTGGAAAACAAATTCCATTTCAAAAACCAGCAAAATGCAGGTTGCTCACTGAGATGGCTGCTTCATTTTTAGATGGGGGTGTGCATGTCCAAAGTTCTctgtagcagcagcagaagtaatCTTGCTCCCAGTGCtttgtttaaaatgttttgtttaaaaGGCCAGAGTTTCTGAAGTCTTATGATGCTGCTGGCACTATCCAGGACTACGTGGTTGCCATGTTGTGTGACCTGAAGAAGCCACTCATGTCCATCCAgaatgctgccagctggggataTTTCAATTCCAGAAGCAAGAGCTGGAATATTGACATGTGAGTGCTGAGGTCATTCAGTGGGTTTTGTGCATTGCTTGTGTCAGGCAATGGGAACACCTCTTTGGGCCCTAACTATGGATGTGTTAAAGATAGAAAGTGATTGAAGGTTACCCCTAACCAATTGTGGGGTGGCTTGTGCTGAAGacctgctctggtttgaaagGTGTATACCTGTTTAAATTCTATAAAATGTGGCATGTTATTTTTAGAACTacctgaagcagcagagctgaaagaCTCAGCAGTGAGGCCTTGTGTGTCAaactcttctctccctttctgtggtgggttggtggGATGGGATGAACAAGTGCATGCTGCAGCCAAGGTGTTGCCTCTGAGATGGTAAAAGACAGTTTTCCTCTCTAGTCTTTCAGCTGAGCCCCTTCATAAGTACTAAGACATACTTTTGACAACACCCAAGAGTTGCTAGGCTACAGGGAGCCTTCTAGGGAATCTTGtttctttatttacttttttttttttaatgatttacTCTTCCAGGGCTGAGTGCTAAGGCCTTACATATTTCAGGGCTTAGGTTAGGCCAGGACTGCAAGATGAAAAGAACAGCTCGTGAAGGTATGAAAGTGACAAAAACTTGCATTTAGCCTCCTGAATTTTCACTAATCTGGTAGTGTTGCTGTAGCAGTGTGGTGCATCTTGCAGTTGATTGTATTGGGAGTGATTTGATTTTGAACCACTAACTGCATGACAGCTTAATGTTCTTTCAGGCTCAGTAGTGGcattctgctgctgggtttgtgtttgtccCTTTACCCTGGAACTCCTTGTCCATGACATCAGTAGGTTAAACTTGCTGAACCATGTATTGCTGTCTTATCACAGGTATGTCCAAAGCGCAACATTTACCAGCTACTAGGAAGAATTTTGACTctatcccagccaaaaccagaacAATCAGATTGCATGTAAAGGAAAGCTATTTATTCTTCTAGACTATTCTAGTTATCCATCCCACTGGAATGTTGCCCCTGTCCAAGACAAAGCTTTCTAAGTAGGTGAAAGCATCCATAAATCCAGCAGCCACGAATGTATGGCCAGGTTCATCTGTGACTTCAGAGAGGACTTTGTAGCATGCTGCAcattcccctcctgccctcctgcaatAATATTGTTCTGATTGCAGACTGAAAAAATCCGGCTTCCCTCTTCACCTGCTTCCAGAGGTGGGagacccaggcagtgctgcaggcaggacaaTCAGtgcatggcatggaatacccaaAGGAGCAAAAGTAGGGATTGCTCTGGGAgatttccagtgctctgtttaTTCCTGTCTGACTGAGAGGACTGATGCAGGTATCACCATTTTGGTATCTTACTTGGTTTTCTCATTGTCCACCTTCAGGGTAGCCCTGTGAAACActgtgttggtttttgtttgtttgtttgttgttttttttcccttttatgttCTAGTTCTTAATATCAGTACCTCTGCTCAGCTGACTGTCTCAATGCCTCGGGGTTTCCAGCCTCCAGAGACACCAGATCCTTCCTCAGCTGTTGCTTATTTTCCCTTCTTCGACGGTGACTACTTGGCAGTGGCAGCATCACTGAATGGAGGCAATGTGCTAGCAACATTTGTGGGCATGATAGCACAGTGGACAGAAGAGCTAGGTAAGCAATTTCAAGGCCAGTTTAAGCTTTAAGCTGAGGTTGATCAGCAAGGCAGAGGGAAGCTAAGGCAAAGGAACAAGTCTAGAGCTGTTTTGTCATGTATAAGGAACGAGGATGTAGCTCTTGGGTCACACTTCCTAGGACTCTGGAATTTCCCACTGAAGCCTATGAACATGCTGGGACAATCATGCTTGGATTCCACATTCACTTTGcctctggggtttgggttttcttttgctcCAAGAACacaaaagaattattttttgtaAGTTGTTTTTGAAAAGAAGAGGTCAGCAAATTTGAGCATAGCCTCTAATTGTGCATGACTGGAGTCCAGAAGAGTCCCCTGCTTAGTTCAGTTGCCTTTTGCTGCATATTTGGCAGCACTGAAATGGATTTTAAGAGTCAAACTCATGTAGCATCTTCTTAGTGCTTTAAACATGGTCTTTACAGTTTTCTTTGGGCCTTTTTAAATAATCTATTGGGTTTTGCAATACAGCAGTAAGCTCTGAAATTGTTCTTCCAGTGAACAATTCTTGAAGTGAACTTGGCATCCCTGTGCAATCCAGCCCCTGAAGTTGCATTCTGCTGTTACTGCCTTTGTGTAActgagcacagtgcaggagGAGGAGTAGCAGTGTTACCAGGAAAGGCAGATTCTGCAGTAAGAATAAAAGAGTTTTAGTCTCTCAGATTCTAGACACAACTTGATGGGAGAGCTGTGGTTCATagtcctggaaaaaaaagattacCTTTGGAACATGGCAAAAGATATCCAATATTGTGGTGAACAGGTGGATCAGTCTCCATTTTAAGTCTCCACATGTAAGGTACACCAGGCCCCTTGAGGCCAGCAACATGATATTTCCCATCTGCAGGACTTCAGGTGGAGGAGTCTGCCATCTACACAAAGATAATCACAGCAGCCTTGGCCCAAAACGACAGCAAGCTCTCAGTCCACCCAACCATCTTTGGAGAGAGACACATTCCTGAGCAGCTGGCATCAGTGACCAACATTGCTGCTTCTGACCTCTCCCTGGGTCATGTCACCAGAGCTCTGTGCCGTGGCGTCGTTGAAAACCTGCGTTCCATGTTCCCCGCGCAGTGCCTGCTGGAGACACGCGTGAAGAGAATCTTGGGCAGCGGCAGTGCCCTTGCCAGGAACGAGGTGCTGAGGCAAGAAGTGGAGAGGATTTTTCCATTCCCTGTGGTTTATGGGAAGGATGTtgatgctgctgtgggggcTGCCATGGTGATGTTCCACAGAAAATAAAGTCCTTGTTTGAAATGGCCTGAGATGCAAGCTTCTTGGATGTTTCCTCGCTGTACAGCGTTTCCGTTCAcacagactcagagaatcacagaatgttgggggttggaagggacctcaaaaggtcatctagtgcaacttcactgccagagcaggatcacctgaggcaggtcccacaggaatgcatccaggcaggttttgaatgtctccagaggagactctacaacctatAGTGTATGGTTACCTGggtccttcttgcccttcttgaagatgagtgacatttgctttcctccagtcctcaggcaagCTCTTCTGTTCCCCACGTCTTACCAAAGATAATGGAGAGGGGTCTGGCAATGGCTTGTGCTGGCTTCCTCAGTACCTAcaggtgcatcccatcaggaccCTGTCCCATGGGATTTCCCCTAGCAATTGCTTGAAAAGGCCAGAGTTGGCTctgctgaagtccagggttGTGATCCTGCTTGGTATTCTGTTCCTACTGCACAAGATCCAGAACTCCTCCATCTCCCAGTCGCTGAAGTCAAGGCTGCCCTCAATCTTCACTGCTTCAACCAGACCCTCCTAGTTAGTGAGTATGAGATCTAGCAGCACTCCTCTCCTAGTTGGCTTATCCACCATTTGCATCTAGAAATTATCATCAGTGCACTGGAGGAACCTCCTTGGACTGTGAATAAGTGGCTGAGGAGGCCTTCCAGCAAATACCTGGGTAATTAAAATCCCCCATGACAAGCAGGGCCTCTAATTGCAAGGCTGCTATCAGCTGCCTGTGGAAGGCCTCATTGACTTCCTTGTCCTGATCAGGTGGCCTGTAACAGTGTCACccatgccagcctgccccttaATTCACACTCACAAATATTCTGCTTGCTCCTCATCTGCCCCTGGACAGAACTCAATACATTCTAGTTGCTCTGTTATGTAAAGAGCCTGGTAGTCTTCCAGCAGAGCCTCAGATCTATTTTTCagaggcacctggggaggtGAGGTGGGCAAGAAAGGTGCTTGCCTTCTGCCACAGCCCTCCACTGTTTCTGGAGCTGTTTTCAACATGCCATCCCACTCATTACAGTGGAAGGAAAACAACTTGTATTTGATGTCCACTTCTGCTCCTATGTGTACACATTTTGTTGCTCTGTCATTCCCATTTGTGAGATGAGGAGTAATTATCACACCTCACATTTGACTGACTAGGAAAGATCCATTAACTTTCTGCATAAAATGATCCTTTGTGAGAGGCTCATTTTCCTGGTAGGAAATGTTTAGAAGGACTAGGGGAGACGAGCAACTGTCTGAAACTCAGTCTGGTGCTTTCATTAGACTTCTTGTCCTTAAGCTATCTCacaatatacatacatacaggCACCAAACTGGGGTGTCAGCCTTGTCTGGGGAGTTTGGTGGCTCTTGCACTGACTGCCTGCCAGTTTTCACATGTTGCATGTTATCTCTGTAAAAGATGGAATATACCTTGGCATGAATATGAAGGATTATTTCTGTGGTTACCCAGCTCTGGTGTCAAACACATGGCTAGGCCTGTACCATGACTGGAGATGCCTGGAATGCAGGGCTTATATCCAAATGGAAAATCCATTTATAAGGTGGGAGGTAACTATTTTGCCTTTGGCTTTTGGGTGATAACGTGGATTGAAGTCCCTCTGAAGCAGTCAGAATTTGTGATTAAACTGGGGGAGCTGGCAAACTCAGAGTTACAAAGGTTCTGTCTTCATCTCTTTCAGCTTTGATTTCTCTTTTAAGACCAAACACAGTTAACATTTTGAGGGATGGTTCATAAAAACCATTTGTTCTTGTAACACAGTGGTATGCTGTTAGCCATGAAAACCAGCTGTATTTGTTCCCTGCTTTTAGGTTCTGTTAGTGAAGGAAGGACTCTCTCTAACATGAGACCAGCTTTGCACACATCTGTAAGATCTCTGCCACATCTGCTGATGTTTTTCCATTTGCAGTGATGGAGAGGGCTGTTGGTAAAATCCCTCTCAAGCACAGAAGTCATTCAAAGCCTCTGCAGGATGTTGGATCCAGCGCCaagaaaaaggaataaattCCTTCTTTCTTGTTATTGGCCTGTTCTGATAAGCATTCACATCTTGTGAGCTCACACCTTTCAGCCAGGTCCCTGCCCAGATGGAATATGATAGATGCAGCCACTGTTCCAAAAAGCAGTGAGTGCTGCTGGTGAGAAGGAAATAACATCTCCAGCGGAAATGCAGGTCAGGGAGGCTGGTGGAGGCACCAAAAAACCAGCAGAAAGCTTCCAAGTGTGTACATCAAGCACAGCAAGACTGAAAGCTGCTGATGCCTGgatgggaggagagagagaaggagtaTCTAGCAAAAGGGACCATCAAGAAGGTAGAGACAGACTAAGGGAGACCCTCCAGTGCTCCGTGCAGTTTTTCTACTgagtctctgctctgccagtgcaGGAGTTAATTGTGGCGCTGGGTGAGATGctttgctcagcacagctccaggagcaCCAGCTAAGGACCTGTCTTATTGGTAATCTATACTTATGCATTAATAAACaggcatttttatttctttcaagtACAATCCTGTAGAGTGTTTTAAGTAGTATAATTAGTTTGCtattaaataaacaaataatgtTATTCTTCTTTACATATGTGATTAGACtcggtgatccttgaggtcttttccaccctgaatgATGTTATGATTCTGTATTGGCTGGCAAGACTAGAAAAATGGTTAGCTTTTGCAGAACATAAACCAGATAACTTCACTGAACCATTTCATAATCTTAACTCAAAATCTCTGAAGCCAGAAGTCTGAAGGTTGCTTCTGTCCTAACAGTTACAGCCTATCAGCTCAGCCTACTGGAAAAGCCGTTTCTCTGGACTGCTGCTTGGCAGAAGGGTCTTCTGTAAAGTATATATTTAGCAATATCTGATACagttctttatttttaagggtgTTAGATCTATCCTGGAATAGATAAGAATATTTCCCCCCTAATTGCATTAATATTTAAAAGCTGACTGTTGCACATATGTGTTGTTGAAGTAAAACAAAGTAGGAGTATGGAATGATGGAAAGGCCTTAGGGCTGCCTTTGGTTCTCCCTCAACTCTGTTGAGGATCAGCTTGCCTTTAATTTACTTAGTGGAGCTTTAGAGCAGCCACCCAGGAAAGATGTGCAGAAAGATGACTGATCTCAGAGAAGTGTTGTGGCACATTTCATAAAGTTTTGTAAATTGAAATGAGACTGTGAGCCACAGAAACAAATGTTTGGTGGTTTGAGGGTTTTTGCAAGCTTGAGTGTACTTAGGAAGAGGAAATCAGGAGAAGAGCATCCATTACTAAATGCAAttaaaggggagggaaaaacgACAGCAACTTACTGCAATTCTTGTAAAGAGCTTTGCTAAACTCCTGGGAATAGAAGCCAATGATGCTTCTCTTTCCAGAATTGTTCTTAATTATCATCTTGCTCTATTCTCTGCTTTTCTAGTGAATTTCCCTTGATTCTAAAAATCAGCAGGCACATATAACACTTTTGCAGACAAGTGAAGTGGAGAAGCAAACTGAGGGCTTCTCAGTCCAGCCACATTGGAGGAGGAATATCTGGCACCAAACTTCTGTAGACCAGAGGGGGTTTACTGAGACTGGACTGTTTTGCAGAAGACAGGATTTTTTTTGCACTATCTGTAAGTTCTGCATATATGTTTGAATAGAATATGGTTGTTAGTGATTTGT is a genomic window of Dryobates pubescens isolate bDryPub1 chromosome 13, bDryPub1.pri, whole genome shotgun sequence containing:
- the SHPK gene encoding sedoheptulokinase, producing MAGSEAAGRPAPACVLGIDLGTTSVKAALLVGAERGQVVAESCSRETQAHTSSLEAGPQGMEQNVQRIIEALNECLAALPQQQLQKVSHIGISGQMHGIVFWKRDKGCKWTEGGTGPAFEPEEVSHLVTWQDGRCSPTFLSSLPLPQSHISLATGFGCATVYWYLKNRPEFLKSYDAAGTIQDYVVAMLCDLKKPLMSIQNAASWGYFNSRSKSWNIDILKKSGFPLHLLPEVGDPGSAAGRTISAWHGIPKGAKVGIALGDFQCSVYSCLTERTDAVLNISTSAQLTVSMPRGFQPPETPDPSSAVAYFPFFDGDYLAVAASLNGGNVLATFVGMIAQWTEELGLQVEESAIYTKIITAALAQNDSKLSVHPTIFGERHIPEQLASVTNIAASDLSLGHVTRALCRGVVENLRSMFPAQCLLETRVKRILGSGSALARNEVLRQEVERIFPFPVVYGKDVDAAVGAAMVMFHRK